The following is a genomic window from Aythya fuligula isolate bAytFul2 chromosome 7, bAytFul2.pri, whole genome shotgun sequence.
TGGTTGCACTTCCATCTTTttgtaaaagagagaaaaattgtaCCCTGTTACTATGTATCTCTCATATGGACTAGTGTTTTCTCCATTCCCAGTACTCAACATTATTTACAGTCCGTCTCTGATAAAGTGGATTGGAAGTCTTGAGCAGGTATAGAGGAAAGCAGCATGTGcactaaaagaaaatacatagtCACATTTGGCAGAAATTACAGAGGATTATTACTTTTGTGCCTTTAATGTTTTCAGGTGCAAAATATGCAAGGGAAAAGCATCTAGAAAGATTCAAAAGATTTTGGATAAGCAAGTTTATGTGTTGTAAAAATAGCTGTCACTCCTGATGCCATCAAAAGTAGGGTCAATGTAGCTGGAACAACAGACCAGCATTACTCCGAGCTTTTATAAATAGATTGGTGCAAACGTAACCAGTATCAGCAAACAACACTGGGCCCACCTGAACCTCCTGAcattcaacaaggccaagagcaaggtcctgcacctgggtagGGGCAAGTCGAGGCACAAATACAAGCTGAGCAGAGAATGGACTGAGAGCAgacctgaggagaaggacctgggggcattggtggatgagaagcttgacatgagcaGTCAAAATGCACTTTGAGCCCAGAAAGCTGTGTCCTGGGCTATATCGAAAGAAGTGTagacagcagggaaaggaaggtCTCCCTTTCTACTCAGCTCTTGGGAGACTCTACCTGAGTGCTGTGTTCATTCTGAGGTCCCCAACAacagaaggatgtggacctgttggagcgtgtccagaggagggccatgaggatgatgagagggctggagcacctctgctatgaagaacggctgagggagttgggctTATTCAGATGGGAGACAAGAAGGcttcagggagaccttacagcagccttccagtacctaaaaggggctacaggaaagggagggagggactctgtcagggagtgtagtgataggacaagggggaattattttaaactaaaaaagggtagatttagattagacattaggaagaaattcttcagaggGTGTTAAGGCActgacacaggctgcccagagacgctgtggctgccccatccctgggggtgttcaaggccaggctggatgggttttgggcagcctgggctggtgggagggggccctgcccagggcagggggttgGGACTGGATGGTCTTCaagatcctttccaacccaaagtgctccatgattctatgattctctggGTTGCATGGATAAATACTTGTGTTACAGTTTGTAGCAATACACAGAAGCATGGTAAGTCAGTCAGCACATCATACCACTGCACAGCAAGGCCAAACGTGTCACTCCAGGAGTAGATATTTAATATTGTTTACATGTTGGGAGAAAACTGCAATTTTTTAGGTAAAACTTCCCATGGAGATGCGCAGGATTTATAACCAGACTGCCTTAAGCATTTCCCCACTGATGGGACAAGTGACAAGAAATTCAAGAGATCTCTGCAGTGAGTAGAGGCTTTcacttcaaaaaatgaaatcaacCCTTTCTGTATGTATGTAGCTTTATTCGTTAGAATTACTGATGGAATTACTTGTGTACACAAAAGTACAATGTACTGACATATTAGCCAGGGTTacaaaaaaggaagcaaatgcaaaacaaacaagtacaacatagaattttaaaagtttgttcaAAATACCAAAAGCTGGACCTGTAAGATTTTAAACACATTAATGGTGACTGGCCTGATTTTTCATTACTTAGCATACAAACCCTGATATGGCCCTATATatgttatatgtatatatagtttCTATCTGAAGTGAGGTTCTGGAACTGCCTTCCAAAATGAATACTTGGTGCAGAAAAACTTACTTATTAACAATGCAGGTGATTTTGAAGAGTGCTTGATCCAGCACAGTGACCTTCTGGATAATAAGAAGGTTCTTACTGCATTTAGATTGTAAGCAATTGTCCAACAAGTTATAGTATTGTTATAGTATTGTGCATGCATGAATTACAAATCACTATAGTAAGTACAATGCAATAAAAGAAGATAACCAAAGTACATAGTTTAGAAATAAGCACAGTTTTGTTTGAAGTTCATTTTCATACAGCTTTTGGAAGATCACTTAATAGCGTAATATCCTAGAGTCTAGCATGAACTTTTGGTTCTACTGAGAGTATATTTTTACCACAGTGTAGAGAAAAATACTACTTACTACATACCATTTAATAATACAAGAAACAATATATAAGATATTAGATAACTACACAAAAATACTTTATGTTAATACTGAAAAGGGCTTTGCTTATTAAAGCTTGCTTATTAAACAAAACCTCCATCTGTAAAGCTCATAGAATGTGTGTTAACAGGTAAGTATTAAGACATCTATTCAAACAATGTTCACATCACAGTGAATGAATACTAAATACAAATAACTTAAAGCTGCtgcaaaaaatactgaattgtTGAACAGATGATCTCACGTTCctgcatattttgcattttagatCTCATAGTTTCTGAATTTCCTCAGAAGCTCTGATGGGGCGTCCCCTGACCAGCGGAAACGTAAGTGCCAGTAATTTGCCTCTGAAAACcctgaggaaaataaagagagaaaaaggcaagTAAATTATTATAAACTAGTATAAAACTGAGTtgttgaaagaatgaaaaactaTATTTGCTTAATCTAAAGAAGATAGGGTTACAGGATTAATCTCCACATATGTGAAAGGCAGCAGCATAAAGAGAAGATGTATTGGTTCTTCTCACACTCAAGTAGAGTTTTTCAAGCCCTTAGTTATGGTGTTTTTCTGGCCCAGTGATGTGTTTTCATCATCTCTGAGTTGTGAATATTAAAATGTGAACTTCCCATATCAGGAAGCTGAAACCTACCAGACTTATTGttaaaaagtcttttattcAGGTTGAAATAGCTATGTGGAGTTGTAGTCTGTAATTCCTACCAACCAGCAGacagaaactaaaaatatcTCAATTTAAAAGGAGGATCCAATATAATAAAATTTCcttggcaaaaacaaacaagaattcATTAACAAATTCATTAGCAAGTATGAACATAGATATGCATACTGGCTCTGACAAATAAATGCATTCTAATATTCACATTTATTAACAGTAATTTGCATCCACTGGGTAAAATAAGGAATCATTTAATATGTTTCATAATTTTCACATTCAaatctatgaaaaataaattaaaactaaaaaaaattgtaagaCAGAAGATGCCTGCAAAGCAAGCCAGCTACCACAAGGATTAAGGTGACATTTTCTCTACTTTGAAATTTGATTCCTTTACAAAGGTGACAATGTTGATTTAATCACCTGAAATACAGAATACTTTAATGTTATAAGgcacaatttttaaatattatttttagttatgtTTCACCAACATTTGTTTGTAGAACTTTTTATCTATCTTCTGCATTCCACAAACACTTGGGTTTAAACTAGGTTTTGTTCCCTCCCTGTTTAGTTTAATTCCCTGTTTGATCAAGTTGAGAAGAAATGATAGGACTTGGTTTAATAATAGTTCTCTGATAATATAAACATAAGATTATGAAACTCCTAAAGGATGAAACAGAACAGAGAGTGTCCTAACTTTAATTCAGGTATACTAACCTAAAATAGACAGGAAATGCTAACTAGCCAGATGACAGCTTTTGAAACTCACATTTATTCAGGTGCATGCACTGTTGttgttcatatatatacatatataacaaataaacaaaagaagcCTTCAAGCCTCAATTTTTAGTCCTTATGAGCTCATCAGATGCAAACTGTGCATAAGTATTAaatactggatttaaaaaacatagGTATATAATAACTATGTGTTTTATGTAATGTGCTTTAAagttattttgtaaaaaaaaaaaaatcactgaaaatagTTGATGATTTTTACCCACTTCAGTCTAACAGGAAAACTgagttttccatttcagtttaagaactattttttcctcttcttctgtttttgtctttactAGCAAACAGCAGGCAAACAAAGGGTAGGGAGGGAGAAAGGTCTGaaagcttgaaaaataaataagtaacaatccaaaaactaaaacaaaaccccaaacccaaaccGCATTTTAAAAGCTACCAATTAAATGTGTTGCTTCAGAGAACAATTTCTCATGACTAAAAGCCTCAGTTTCAGGCCAGAGTCTGGATACTGCAATCTTCTGCAACTGCTGGTTTTACTTACTTGGGGAGTCTGGATTCTTTGAAGACTGTGGTTTCTCATCAGGAATTGCGACATCTTTTTGCTCCCTGTTCCCATCTGACAatcctttgttttcagattGCTGGGTCCAAATCTCATTGGTTATGTTGTTGCTATTATTCAAGTCAGGAGCTTCCAGCATttggtcttttttattttggacaGCCCAGTGCATTGactaaagaaatgcaaaaacaggaaacaaagaacaaattcCCATgctttaaaagattttcagaagaagttttctttcttatattctGTTAATAAATGGTTAAAAAGCACGTACTAGAGAAGCTTGCACGTCAATAGGATAAGGAAAGCATGGTAACATATTGCAAACAGCATTCAAGAGGATAGTTTATGTGAGGCAGACATGAAGAACAACATGTAGGAGTACATCAAATAATTATAAGGGTGTTTTGTCCAGTTTCTTCCATCATGACTTCAGACACTTTTTTAAGAGGACTGAAGTgactcctctttcctttttcaaagaTCTTTTTGATTTCAAGATGCTCTTTGAAAGCAGGagtattttgaaagcttttctaCTGAAGTCTGCAGAATGATTTCTGTTTGGAACTAAACTATGCTTGGTGGGATACTTCCAGCAAACGTTTAAACTCGGGCATGATGCTTCAGCTGAAGATGCTCTCAAACGTCACTCCTAAGCAGAACTGAGGCAAGCAGAATTGGgatgaaaaacatatttgttcACTTGTCTTAGTATCTGATCGTGTAGCTTTTTAACTACCATGCACTCTAACAAGGGAGAAAATAATCAACCATCATGGAATCGGGACCTACTAGGAACACACCACCAAATTATCACACTAGCAAAATGAGGAAGGAAATCAATCCTCAAAACATGTGTCTCTAAGCCACTGTGCAAATCAAAAGTACTTCCTTACTACAAGGAAATAATGGTATTTAAACAGCGGTGTTTTCTGTGACAGAAGAAATTGGTCCTGCCATTTTTAGGTAACCTGCATTTCCGGTTGACTCGTAGGGTCATTTGTGCTTCTCAGACATTTGTGCTGTTAGCCGTCTTAGAACACAGCTGGAGTACAACTCCTGAGAGTCTGACGGACAATACAGCATTTCAGGAATTTAGAATATTGTTCAAGGATCCTAGTTCTAAtttaactttgaaaacaaataaaaggtccctgcaaagaaaggcaaagagtgatgaaacatctgaaaacagcttttaaactACTGTAATAAATTTGCTATAAAACTAATAGCCTAAAACCCTTCTACGAACAGGCTTCTGTAGCCTTCCAATTTTACCTGAGTTTCCTTAGAAATTACCCTGCATTATCCCATCCTGAAAACCTGCATCTGGAGAAGTGTTGCAACTCACCCTGTCACTAAGTGGAACATTTCTGCTGGGCCAGCCCTACCTCCCCTCTCCTGAATGCCCCAACCTAGACACCACCAACCGTTTTCACGGAGTTGCTCAGGGCCTCCCACTGCTGGAACGGAATGGTGATTTTGCTTCTCCGCCAGTAATCATAGCGTGCTCGACTCTCTTCATTAATAAGAATCTCCTTAGCTTGCTGCAGCTTCTGGAAATTCTCCACTAGAACACAAACCAAAAAGATGCTAAAGCCAAcacttgttttcaaataaattaattcagatGTGAAAGGGGAGCTGCCAGCAATGCAAGCTAAAATGACAAGCAGTCCTGACAAGCATGTAGAGGAACCTAAATATAGTGCAAATTAACTAACTTGTGCGTTTCATtggatattttttccacatatgCTAAAATATTATCTTGGATACCAGCCTGCATGAATGAGAGCCCTTAGTTTTCCCTACAGgataatttttcattacataGTTACTAAGGATGCAGCTGCATGTTACTGTTTGTAGAAGGGTTATAAAGATTTAGATTTTATCTATGAGTCACCTGCATTACGGTGATCTATTATTATGactattattattcatttattccaCTTCACAAAttagatttcttttgaaatacgCTAAGCCCAAACACTAATCAAAATTGATAACCATAAATCAAACAACAGACAACAGGCTGGGGAGGCAGTTCTCTGAGGTTTCCTTCTTCTAGTGTCACTAGTtttcaacaaataaaaagtTACTTTAATTACTCTTTATTGAGCTTTGTTAAACAGAcgaaaacaaaaatataaactttcACCAGTACtgtaaaaagtcatttaaagtAAAGGCAAGATGATCATGTTAAATagagtataaaatatttcttttcaacaaAGCTGCTCCAGCATTGGCACTTGGCCTCCCATTTTGAGTTACTGAGTTTCAGTGAATTtagagggagctgctgcaggggtaACATGCAGTGGAGCAGTCTCCTGTTTCTTTGCCATAAGAGCCAGAATTTGGTGCAGACAAACTCTATTCCATTGTTTCCATTGGTACTTGTGCTACCATTTTCAATGAATTAAAGACTAGCAATGAGGCTATTGTTAATAGGTGGTAGATTGTCTTTCAAACGCCAAATCACATGGGGTTCCTTGACAGGGAATATCAGAGTGAAAAATCCCACCTATTCTGCCTTTTAACCCTGCCTTGTGAACTCACTGAAACTAGACCTGGGTGGCACTTCAAGAGCAAAAGCCACGCTGGCTGAGAATTCTCCTTGAGGCAGTGGAGTGGGAGTTGCCTGTAGCATCCACTACACTCATAGCTCTGCCGTCCCAGGGGAGGGTGTGGATGCGGTCAAACTCACAGAAGTGGGTAGCCTGTATTGTTCAGTTTATAACTAAACTAATAGGAAGGATCCCGGGGAAAAACTTCATGCATTAAGCAAAATAAGAAGTATAATTGATTATTCTACGACCATTTTTTAGTGGGGACCATAGTTATGATCAGAATAGCCTTTATTATAAGAATATTAACTATTCAGAGAGAGGTGAGCATCAATGAGAGCTGTCTTTTAGTTACAACTGGGTAAGACTGTCTCCAAATAACTCTGGTGCTGGTTAGATGTCACAGGCACAGCTTGGATATGAAGAACTGCATGCATGCTTTCATAAACTCAGATGTTAGCTGATGTTCTGCAAACAGATGGCTACTCACGTGGTGCCAGgttctcttttatttccagtcactaaattacattaaaagaaaCTAAACTACATTTAATATGCTCCTGATGGGCTTGTTCGTGGAAGCAAATTAACTAGTTGACGCAAGTGTGGCATTTGAATGCCACTGAGCATGGAAGCAGGCCAGCTTCAGAAGTCTAGAAAGCGATGCACTCCATAAACAATTTCTAGATTAGAAGATGCTCgaccataggaaaaaaaatgatattccTAGAAATTAAAACACTGCAAGTGACTTTCTGCTCTTACCACCTAGGAGTGTGCAAGTTTTCAACAGAATATTAAGGATTGCTAATTAAAGAATACACTCAAATACACAAGATGCTTAAAATGTATTGGGCAAGAGaacaattaataaaatgttaagGCTGAATTTATTGTCTTAGTCACCTTAGCTATCTTATGaaagaatatattatttttaaacagggaAGAATACATACCTGCTTTGGGGTTTCCAGGATGTTTGTCAGGATGACATTCAAGGGCTTTAATCTTAAATTCTGCAAGAATTTGTTCAACCTAAACAGAATGTCAAGATTTAAAGTGagtaaatacatacatacattaaaGACTTTCAGATTTGCTCTTTGAAAGGAGTTGGGAGGAACAACTGagaatgttgatttttttcctattcattttTAGTACAGGCAAAACAGGTAACAGCTATCTGTCAGTGACACTGTCTATTCAATTTCAACGCCTATGCACTCATCCTTGCTTTTGGTTTTATGAAGCTTAGCCACACAATATAGTGAGCtggctttaagaaaaatatgtgaagTTGATGTGTGCAAAACCCCTTCCTTACTTTTGAACACACAAGTAAAACGTATCACTTCAGTTGCTCTTCATCTTATTTAATCGACTGTATCATTTCACAAAGTCTCACTGCAGGAACCAAAAGCCTGTATTGCTAAGGATCAGTTTGTGGGTTTGGGTGGCTTTGTCCACATCCTCTGCAAGAAAACTTAGCCAGTGCCACATGGCTTATCTACCTTGCATACCACAAGGCTGGACAAGGAGCATTTAACAGTCTTCCTGTCAAGTTTATTTTCTGGCCAAAAGGTTGGCTTGGAATAGAATAAATTTGTAACCAATATTAGAATATTGAAAGGTATTAGTTGATATTATTCACAAACTCCCACACAGTTTATAGTGCCGTTAGTTATTATAAGCTGTGGAGTGGCAGAGACATTTAACAGCTAACAAAACACAGGAAACCCCTGGAGTTGGGGATAGGCTTAGATTTTCAGAGTATCTCGTTTCACCCTACAATTCATATGCCAAATCTTTTTGGAATCATTCTTGTACAGCTCAAGCTATTACAGCAATTTATCCTACAGTATCAACTAGCTACTATTTTTTCCGTGCTGGAAAAGCTGTTCATACGAATTCCTCATCCATCAGACCCTGCTGTCCacataaaacataaatgaagtatttcaagATTAAGTCAGAagatcttttttcttcaaaataaaattacttgtCTCTTAACCAGCTGGCCAAATTATTTAGTCATATGCTGGGCAACATGTGGTCTATAATGGTATTTTAAGAATTCCATACTTTTCACTCTTCTCAGTAGCTTCCTCCAGAGGTACATATGTGAGGTGGTATATTTCCAGTCATAAGACCCTTAAAAAGATATAGGTATATTATACAGAGAACTTGTTGAAACTGGGTACTGTATAGCCACTGTTACTAAAACTTACTTACATAAAGGGGAACTTTCAAATATGTGCAGTAGCAGAAGGGTAGCATGGAAGTCttcagtttaaatatatatttttttaaaattcatatgaagtttatacaaaatacattaaatttacattaaaatattcaatGATATGTTCTACCAAGAAAGTTATTCAAAACCCACTAGATatgaataacatttttcttggaAGGATGTAGGAAAGAGATCTCTCCTCGTCCTCTTAAGTCTGAAGATGAAGAAGTTGTCTATGAGCTCAGTTCTTCAAGAAGCCAAGAATGAACACAGGTATTTACCTGAATGCAGAGAAATGCTGTTGAAGAAATGGAGATTATTTGTGCTCCAATTTAAGCAGGTCAGATCAAGAACAGAATATTCAGTACCTTGCACAAAAATACTGGAGCTGAGAGCATGTAAGAGTAAATTTACTTCTGTATATGCCTAAAGAAGAACGCATAGAAGCCTGTACCACTACAATGTTAATGCTCTGATTACACAAATCAGTGTGATTGCAAAATATCTGTAATGCttagaatttctttttaaagctagAAGTAGTCATGTGCGCTATCCTGAGAGAAGGCAATCATGGGGCCCAGTCAAACTGGGATCTCAGTTCATACTCTGAAGTCAAAAATAATGTTGTAacatctgctgcttctctcaATAGATAGTACTCGACAGATTATTTTTCGGGACTCATTAGCAGTCATTTCaccttttaaatttaatttgaagcAATCTGACAAATCATTATTTCATGTGTTCGAAGTATTCATTAATTAATAAACCCATAAGGAATTAATATGAgctagaaaatgagaaaaagcatcTGCGAAACAAGCCTAGATAGGAACTTTAATACTGCCCTCTGCTGGGATGGAATATGGAAGTTATCtcaggaaaagagaattttctcaggaaagagaaaaattaccGTCTGCAACAGAACAAAGATGCTTACTGATTTGCCTACAGTGATAAAAAGAGACAGAGGTGTTATCCCAGCATTTGACCACTAGGACAAAGGAAAGGATCTGATTAAATTTACTGAGCAAAATATAGCTTTTATCCGTGCTGAATATATCATTAATTACAGCAGAGTAATCAAATCTCCCTTTCCAAAGTCTGAACCCAGTTCCAGTAAACAGAGcagacagattaaaaatattagcaCACCCCTAACTCTgactatcaaaaaaaaaaaatgttgtatagacatctttagaaagaaaatgacttgCTTACCTACGAATCATTCAACAATTGCTTACATAGTTCTCACCCTAAAGGATGTACCTGCTACCAAAACAAATTACTAAAACTAGTTTTTGAAGGCAAATTATCATTTAGAAATCATTagtaaaatgaatgaaaaaaaaaaaaaggttttctacCCTATCaattaatacaattaaaaaaaatgaagtgtaagATAAATACTTGAGCAACTTGATAGCATTATCTGTCACCTACAGCTATGAACGTTCAATTAGTTGCATATGCATagcttttttttcatctt
Proteins encoded in this region:
- the DNAJC12 gene encoding dnaJ homolog subfamily C member 12, with translation MDAILNCRVDDLEDYYNLLGCDELSTVEQILAEFKIKALECHPDKHPGNPKAVENFQKLQQAKEILINEESRARYDYWRRSKITIPFQQWEALSNSVKTSMHWAVQNKKDQMLEAPDLNNSNNITNEIWTQQSENKGLSDGNREQKDVAIPDEKPQSSKNPDSPRFSEANYWHLRFRWSGDAPSELLRKFRNYEI